In Nitrospira sp., one DNA window encodes the following:
- a CDS encoding ribbon-helix-helix protein, CopG family: MKTTLNIDDTVMAQLKREAARQGRTMSELVETALRNLFRSQKKPAELSPLPLFQSGGTLVDVADRDALYQAMEGR, translated from the coding sequence ATGAAGACCACCCTCAATATTGATGACACAGTGATGGCCCAGCTCAAGCGCGAAGCGGCACGCCAGGGGAGGACGATGTCTGAGCTGGTGGAGACCGCGCTGCGGAACCTGTTCCGGTCCCAGAAGAAACCTGCGGAACTTTCGCCGCTGCCCCTGTTCCAAAGCGGCGGCACACTGGTTGATGTAGCGGATCGCGATGCGCTCTACCAAGCGATGGAAGGGCGATAG
- a CDS encoding SemiSWEET family transporter: MPLHEIIGFVAGFGTTFAALPDLIAMLKRRSSQGMNPTMAGIMGSFQVVWVYYGFLIESRPVIGWNMVAVIINFLMVGAYLHFKRLESGLQ; encoded by the coding sequence ATGCCGCTGCATGAAATCATCGGCTTCGTGGCAGGATTCGGGACGACCTTCGCCGCCCTGCCGGACTTGATCGCGATGCTCAAGCGGCGGTCCAGTCAGGGCATGAATCCCACGATGGCCGGGATCATGGGCTCGTTTCAGGTTGTCTGGGTGTACTACGGATTCCTGATCGAGTCCAGACCGGTGATCGGATGGAACATGGTCGCGGTCATTATCAATTTCTTGATGGTGGGAGCCTACCTGCACTTCAAACGACTGGAAAGCGGCTTGCAGTAA
- a CDS encoding PIN domain-containing protein encodes MVDTNIFVYAADRDSPFHAKARAWLERQRARPDAWYTTWPILYEFMRVTTHPRVMRRPWSASHAWEFVSVLITSPGLGILVATQQHADVAQEVIADLPALAGNLFHDAHTAILMREHGIRRIYTRDTDFHRFAFLEVVDPL; translated from the coding sequence GTGGTCGATACCAACATTTTCGTCTACGCTGCGGACAGGGATTCGCCGTTCCACGCCAAGGCGCGGGCCTGGCTAGAACGGCAACGCGCTCGTCCGGACGCGTGGTACACCACGTGGCCGATTCTCTACGAATTTATGCGCGTCACCACCCATCCACGCGTGATGCGCCGGCCGTGGAGCGCGTCGCATGCGTGGGAGTTTGTCTCTGTTCTGATCACTTCGCCGGGCCTGGGGATTCTTGTGGCGACCCAGCAGCATGCCGACGTCGCCCAGGAGGTTATCGCCGACCTCCCGGCCCTTGCCGGCAATCTATTCCACGACGCGCACACGGCCATCCTCATGCGCGAGCATGGCATTCGCCGGATCTACACGCGCGACACAGACTTCCATCGCTTTGCCTTTCTCGAAGTCGTTGACCCGCTCTGA
- a CDS encoding AsmA family protein: MKSIRRSSVRITRWSGALALLVIVAAAALFWLNATTYVQDWLTETVSASIGKRITISGPVTWTLSPEPTIVLKQVAVAAESDSGFSDLATADRIELSIDLPLLLRRSIVIPSLAVTDLKVVLDKNIFEREAGGRSTTSDDALRSRPSRFAVQIHAIHLSRATATFTGASTAATERVTLHEANLDMVPDRPAHLVASGEFRGVPVTIDATGGRFLDLASGGQGWWPLAMEAHTPEMTVSVNGNIGLPVGSSLLDVQLTAAGSHLDGLNQLLALDWPALGAYSVSGRVKATGDQVTIDGLKATLGTSDLAADASLRYHQGRPRLSATAASRKIDLNDFSTGRSASQDAHFIEWLKEWDIAVAMSCDSVVLGERAFGSLQVQANLEAGLLQIRVPAADFLGTMIEGRTEIDVRSDVPSLSLSVTGRGLEPVRLKTELSGALIGMTDVVLSATARGKTWEALLRSLAVSLRTDHSIFLFHDPLSGRPIELSFDKGQATLDGSGPGGIDLTGRYGLKPFRIHATTGSFSALLGDGTWPINAALQIGQAWLLVDATVSRPMNHETWSVLVRAQSRRLDEFDSSLPAGGPFRLSCHVEGERGGPWSTRFSWQMGESDGAGRLDVATENDRLAVTADLTSRRLRADDFMDRTAGHDKWGNVMSGRGNPVVPVIPSWLVADVKWKIDQLHTGPLHLRRLLLHLTADRGRVDVSSSATHRYGDMEALLLFDSGEAVPRLKLGARSRQFDYGALLRETKMTDRVTGTTDLALDLTSEGNSAEELVDHVAFNVTATPGALHIAETGGREVGPVTLSTAALSGRIHAPLILSLQGRVRDVPLTLIATSVPLKRVLDLPAYLPWTLVLRGPDIELESKGQAGFQSRTGTADFHVNLKGSSLLRLASLFGHDLPEVGSYELSCDVDYDDRSVILSDLQARAGRSDAAGRIEIAFGESQPRVIGTFWSKLVDLEFLGRPASKAVTMEGEESSSKATTEPASESAGLRIIPDWRLPVESLRSMELDLLWTIKRLSVQPMQADEVTALLTLKDGVLTVGPLALAHNGSTKTGRFTIDSTGKVPHVAMEITAIDVDYGGLFKAFNITDKAEGRADIYLTAEGRGRALREVMGAANGHLEIVAGPATWENRLIHLWASNLMTAMLSQTWRLERFSRYNCGAAYFDIRNGEVETDALLIDASDHSVAAAGTLNLGAEDLDAVLTPMPKSLALLSLAVPVRLAGPLAAPKASASPTSIAASKAWKVLDIAVPIGLTLQVPRVILQATVVRSPLENPCTVALRKGGKGTLTTRKVVTIGFGWVVDRLRRAGSAGARLFRSRPDASAGEGT; this comes from the coding sequence GTGAAATCGATACGGCGGTCATCGGTTCGAATCACGCGATGGAGCGGTGCGCTTGCCCTTCTCGTAATCGTGGCAGCGGCAGCTCTGTTCTGGCTGAACGCGACGACATACGTACAGGATTGGCTGACAGAGACAGTCAGCGCGAGCATCGGCAAACGAATCACGATCAGCGGTCCGGTGACCTGGACCTTGTCGCCTGAGCCGACGATTGTCCTCAAGCAAGTCGCGGTCGCAGCTGAATCGGACAGCGGGTTCTCCGACCTCGCCACTGCGGACAGAATTGAGCTGTCGATCGATTTGCCGTTGTTGTTGCGCCGGTCGATCGTCATTCCCTCCCTCGCCGTCACCGATCTCAAGGTGGTCCTCGATAAAAACATTTTTGAACGAGAAGCAGGCGGGCGATCAACGACCTCGGACGATGCTCTGAGGTCGAGACCATCCCGCTTTGCAGTGCAGATCCACGCGATCCATCTTAGCCGTGCGACGGCCACATTCACCGGTGCATCCACTGCCGCAACGGAGCGGGTGACGCTCCATGAAGCGAATCTGGACATGGTTCCCGATCGGCCCGCACATCTTGTCGCAAGCGGAGAGTTCAGGGGGGTGCCTGTGACGATCGACGCAACAGGAGGCAGGTTCTTGGATCTGGCCAGCGGCGGGCAGGGGTGGTGGCCGTTGGCCATGGAGGCACACACCCCGGAGATGACGGTCTCGGTAAACGGTAATATCGGGCTTCCGGTGGGCTCGTCTCTGTTGGATGTTCAGCTTACCGCCGCTGGTTCTCACCTGGACGGACTCAATCAGTTACTGGCGCTGGACTGGCCTGCGCTTGGTGCCTACAGCGTTTCCGGTCGAGTGAAAGCAACCGGCGACCAGGTGACCATCGATGGTCTGAAGGCGACGTTGGGCACGAGCGATTTGGCGGCGGATGCCTCGCTCCGCTACCACCAGGGGCGGCCGCGCCTCTCCGCCACCGCTGCCTCCCGGAAAATCGATTTGAACGATTTTTCAACCGGACGCAGCGCTTCGCAGGATGCCCATTTCATCGAATGGTTGAAGGAGTGGGATATTGCTGTCGCGATGTCGTGCGATTCCGTCGTGCTCGGCGAGCGCGCATTCGGCTCGTTACAGGTCCAGGCAAATTTGGAAGCTGGCTTGCTCCAGATCAGGGTGCCGGCTGCCGACTTCTTGGGAACGATGATCGAGGGACGGACGGAGATCGATGTCCGTTCGGATGTTCCATCGCTTTCGCTCTCTGTGACCGGGCGGGGACTTGAACCGGTGAGGCTCAAGACTGAATTGTCAGGTGCTCTGATCGGCATGACCGATGTCGTGCTGAGTGCAACAGCTCGTGGAAAGACATGGGAGGCGCTCCTCAGGTCGTTGGCCGTCTCGCTTCGGACGGATCATTCGATCTTCTTGTTCCACGATCCCTTGTCGGGACGACCGATTGAGCTTTCGTTTGACAAGGGACAGGCGACCTTGGACGGGTCTGGTCCCGGGGGAATCGACCTGACCGGCCGCTACGGGCTGAAGCCATTCCGCATTCATGCGACGACCGGCTCGTTTTCCGCCTTGCTGGGCGATGGAACCTGGCCGATCAACGCGGCCCTCCAAATCGGTCAGGCCTGGTTGTTGGTGGATGCCACGGTGAGCCGGCCGATGAATCATGAGACCTGGTCCGTGCTGGTTCGAGCACAGAGCCGCAGGCTTGACGAGTTCGATTCTTCCCTGCCGGCCGGCGGCCCCTTTCGCTTGTCGTGCCATGTGGAGGGTGAGCGCGGCGGGCCCTGGAGCACCAGGTTCTCGTGGCAGATGGGAGAAAGCGATGGAGCAGGACGGCTTGATGTGGCCACGGAGAACGACCGACTGGCCGTCACGGCCGACCTCACGTCGCGCCGCCTGCGCGCAGACGATTTCATGGATCGTACGGCGGGCCATGACAAATGGGGGAACGTAATGTCCGGCCGTGGAAACCCGGTGGTGCCGGTGATTCCGTCGTGGCTTGTAGCGGACGTGAAATGGAAGATCGACCAACTCCATACCGGCCCTCTCCACCTACGCAGGTTGCTGCTGCATCTCACGGCAGATCGTGGCCGAGTGGATGTCTCTTCTTCGGCCACGCATCGATATGGAGACATGGAGGCCCTTCTTCTGTTCGACAGCGGCGAGGCCGTGCCCCGACTAAAACTTGGGGCTCGTTCGCGACAGTTCGACTATGGCGCACTGCTTCGCGAAACGAAGATGACCGATCGTGTGACGGGAACGACCGATCTCGCGCTCGACCTGACGAGCGAAGGGAACAGCGCTGAGGAGCTGGTGGACCACGTCGCGTTCAACGTGACTGCGACGCCGGGCGCCTTGCATATTGCCGAGACCGGCGGCCGTGAGGTGGGACCGGTCACGCTCTCAACGGCAGCCCTGTCTGGTCGAATCCACGCCCCGCTTATCCTCAGCCTCCAGGGTCGAGTGCGTGACGTTCCGCTCACGCTTATCGCGACGAGCGTTCCATTGAAACGGGTGCTCGATCTGCCGGCATACCTGCCCTGGACTTTGGTCCTGCGGGGACCGGATATCGAGCTGGAGTCGAAGGGGCAGGCTGGATTTCAAAGCAGGACAGGGACTGCTGATTTCCACGTCAACCTGAAGGGGAGTTCGTTGCTGCGTCTCGCTTCCTTGTTCGGGCACGACCTGCCTGAGGTGGGCTCGTATGAGCTGTCCTGTGATGTAGATTACGACGATCGGAGCGTGATTCTATCCGATCTCCAAGCGCGAGCCGGCAGGAGCGATGCCGCAGGAAGGATTGAGATCGCGTTTGGAGAATCTCAGCCACGAGTGATCGGGACATTCTGGTCCAAATTGGTCGACCTGGAGTTCCTGGGGCGACCTGCTTCGAAAGCGGTCACGATGGAGGGCGAGGAATCGTCGTCGAAAGCGACCACCGAGCCGGCCTCGGAATCGGCCGGCCTGAGAATCATCCCGGATTGGCGGCTGCCCGTTGAATCCCTCCGCTCAATGGAATTGGACTTGCTCTGGACGATCAAACGGCTTTCGGTTCAGCCGATGCAGGCGGATGAGGTCACCGCGTTGCTGACCCTGAAGGATGGCGTCTTGACCGTTGGTCCCCTGGCATTGGCCCACAATGGGTCGACGAAGACCGGGCGATTCACGATAGATAGTACCGGCAAGGTTCCGCATGTCGCGATGGAGATCACGGCAATCGATGTTGATTACGGCGGACTGTTCAAAGCGTTTAATATTACAGACAAGGCGGAAGGACGAGCCGATATCTACCTGACCGCCGAAGGACGGGGCCGAGCCTTGCGAGAGGTGATGGGAGCTGCGAACGGCCATCTTGAAATCGTCGCAGGGCCGGCGACATGGGAGAATCGGCTCATCCACCTATGGGCATCCAATCTGATGACGGCCATGCTGTCGCAAACGTGGCGCCTGGAGAGGTTCTCTCGATACAACTGCGGGGCCGCGTATTTCGACATTCGAAATGGAGAAGTGGAGACCGACGCGCTGTTGATCGACGCAAGCGACCACTCGGTCGCAGCCGCCGGGACATTGAACCTCGGCGCGGAAGACCTGGACGCGGTGCTGACACCCATGCCGAAAAGTTTGGCGCTCCTCAGTCTCGCCGTACCGGTTCGTTTGGCAGGACCTCTGGCTGCTCCCAAGGCCTCGGCCTCACCCACCTCGATTGCCGCCAGCAAGGCTTGGAAGGTTCTTGATATCGCGGTCCCCATCGGACTCACTTTGCAGGTGCCTCGTGTGATCCTTCAGGCCACGGTAGTCCGCTCTCCGCTCGAAAATCCTTGTACGGTTGCCTTGCGAAAGGGAGGCAAAGGAACACTGACGACTCGAAAGGTCGTCACCATCGGGTTTGGATGGGTGGTGGATCGCTTGCGGAGGGCCGGATCGGCAGGGGCGAGATTGTTCCGATCTCGGCCAGATGCATCCGCTGGTGAGGGGACATGA